The following are encoded in a window of Geobacter metallireducens GS-15 genomic DNA:
- a CDS encoding complex I 24 kDa subunit family protein — protein sequence MDISRIDQIIDKHDGEASSLIQILLDIQSEHNWLPKEALKRVCERLQVPMSRITHIATFYKAFSLVPKGRHQVHVCMGTACHVRGAQRVLDTVQEVTGVKSGETDSDLKFSVETVNCLGCCALGPVMEVDGKHHGNIAPSQIASVLNNCE from the coding sequence ATGGATATCTCTAGAATAGACCAGATTATTGACAAGCATGACGGTGAAGCCAGTTCGCTCATACAGATCCTGCTGGATATCCAGAGCGAGCACAATTGGTTGCCCAAGGAGGCGCTGAAAAGAGTCTGTGAGAGACTGCAGGTGCCCATGAGCCGCATCACGCACATTGCCACGTTTTACAAGGCCTTCAGCCTCGTTCCGAAGGGGCGTCATCAGGTTCACGTCTGCATGGGGACTGCCTGCCACGTCCGGGGCGCCCAGCGGGTCCTCGACACGGTGCAGGAGGTGACCGGCGTCAAGTCCGGCGAGACGGACTCCGACCTGAAGTTCAGCGTCGAAACCGTTAACTGTCTCGGCTGCTGCGCCCTCGGGCCGGTTATGGAAGTGGACGGCAAACACCATGGCAACATTGCCCCGTCCCAGATTGCATCCGTGCTGAATAACTGCGAGTAA
- a CDS encoding 3-hydroxybutyryl-CoA dehydrogenase translates to MVSKIGVLGAGQMGSGIAHVLAQQGIEVVLFDIAEAQLAKAVTGIEKNLERQAKKGQLESAAISAIVGRIRTTQAMEDLAECDMAIEAVTEKEALKLEIFRKLDGIVKAGAILASNTSSIPITRIAAVTGRPDKVIGMHFMNPVPVMQLVEVIRGLTTSDETFAATTALVAKLGKETAVSADYPGFIVNRILIPMINEAAFALFEGIATVEDIDKGMKLGTNQPMGPLTLADFIGLDTCLAIMNVLHEGFKDSKYRPCPLLVKMVEAGYLGRKTGRGFYTY, encoded by the coding sequence ATGGTTAGCAAAATCGGAGTACTCGGCGCAGGGCAGATGGGGAGCGGCATTGCCCATGTGCTGGCCCAGCAGGGAATAGAGGTGGTGCTGTTCGATATCGCCGAGGCGCAGCTCGCCAAGGCCGTGACCGGCATCGAGAAGAACCTGGAGCGTCAGGCCAAGAAGGGACAGCTGGAAAGCGCCGCTATCTCGGCCATTGTGGGGCGCATCCGCACCACCCAGGCCATGGAGGACCTGGCCGAGTGCGATATGGCCATCGAGGCGGTGACCGAGAAGGAAGCCCTGAAGCTGGAGATCTTCAGGAAGCTGGATGGGATCGTGAAAGCGGGAGCGATCCTCGCCTCCAACACCTCGTCGATACCCATCACCCGCATTGCGGCAGTGACCGGACGGCCCGACAAGGTCATCGGCATGCACTTCATGAACCCGGTGCCGGTCATGCAGCTCGTGGAGGTTATTCGGGGGCTTACCACCAGCGACGAGACCTTTGCCGCCACCACGGCCCTCGTGGCTAAGCTCGGCAAGGAGACGGCGGTATCCGCCGACTATCCCGGCTTCATCGTCAACCGCATCCTCATCCCCATGATCAACGAGGCGGCCTTTGCCCTCTTCGAGGGGATCGCCACGGTGGAGGACATCGATAAGGGGATGAAGCTCGGCACCAATCAGCCCATGGGGCCCCTGACCCTGGCCGATTTCATTGGCCTCGACACCTGTCTCGCCATCATGAACGTCCTCCACGAAGGATTCAAGGACAGCAAGTACCGCCCCTGTCCGCTCCTGGTCAAGATGGTGGAGGCCGGGTATCTGGGGAGGAAGACGGGGCGGGGATTCTACACCTACTGA
- a CDS encoding NADH-ubiquinone oxidoreductase-F iron-sulfur binding region domain-containing protein has translation MTRLSSPEKLECARKDIVSRIDPTKPCISVCAGAGCLASGAAEVIAAFKTELEFHGLTTEVNTKGTGCPGFCERGPIVMIYPEGICYLKVKPEDVPEIVSHTIKEKKVVDRLLYEDPATGTRALRESDIPFYKNQQRNILSENLRLDSKSMDDYLAIGGYSALSKVLFQMTPEDVMGEIKKSNLRGRGGGGFPAWRKWEESRNAPDPIKYVIVNADEGDPGAFMDRALIEGNPHSILEGLIIGAYAVGAHEGFIYVRQEYPLAVENINLAIRQASERGFVGKDILGSGFDFTVKVHMGAGAFVCGESSALMTALEGRAGEPRPKYIHTAVKGVWDHPSVLNNVETWANVTQIITKGADWFTSYGTAGSTGTKIFSLVGKITNTGLVEVPMGVTLRDIITKVGGGIPGGKKFKAVQTGGPSGGCIPEAMLDLPVDFDELTKAGSMMGSGGMIVMDEDTCMVDIARYFIDFLKDESCGKCTPCREGIRQMLAVLTRITVGKGKEGDIELLEELAESTGAALCALGKSAPNPVLSTIRYFRDEYEAHIREKKCPALSCKEMIAFHIDPEKCKACGSCFRQCPAEAIQGGKKLIHIIDQEKCTKCGTCLDVCPSRFGAVRKISGEPVPAPVPEDKRAIA, from the coding sequence ATGACAAGGTTAAGCTCCCCTGAAAAATTGGAATGTGCCAGGAAGGACATCGTCTCCCGCATTGACCCGACCAAGCCGTGCATCTCGGTATGCGCCGGTGCCGGCTGCCTCGCCTCCGGGGCAGCCGAGGTCATCGCGGCCTTCAAGACGGAGCTTGAATTCCATGGCCTGACGACTGAAGTGAACACCAAGGGAACCGGCTGTCCCGGCTTTTGCGAACGCGGGCCCATCGTGATGATCTACCCCGAGGGGATCTGCTATCTCAAGGTGAAGCCCGAGGACGTACCCGAGATCGTCTCCCACACCATCAAGGAGAAAAAGGTGGTGGACCGCCTCCTCTACGAGGATCCGGCCACGGGAACAAGGGCGCTGCGGGAGTCGGATATTCCCTTCTACAAGAACCAGCAGCGCAACATCCTCAGCGAGAACCTCCGGCTCGATTCCAAGAGCATGGACGACTATCTCGCCATCGGCGGCTACTCGGCCCTCTCCAAGGTTCTCTTCCAGATGACCCCGGAAGACGTGATGGGGGAGATCAAGAAGTCGAACCTGCGGGGGAGGGGAGGGGGCGGATTCCCCGCCTGGCGCAAGTGGGAAGAGTCCCGCAATGCCCCGGACCCGATCAAGTACGTGATCGTCAACGCCGACGAGGGTGACCCCGGCGCCTTCATGGACCGGGCGCTCATCGAGGGGAATCCCCACTCGATCCTCGAAGGCCTGATCATCGGCGCCTATGCGGTCGGTGCCCATGAGGGGTTCATCTACGTCCGCCAGGAATATCCCCTGGCCGTCGAGAACATCAACCTCGCTATCCGGCAGGCCAGTGAGCGCGGGTTCGTCGGCAAGGATATCCTCGGGTCGGGTTTTGATTTCACCGTCAAGGTCCACATGGGTGCCGGCGCCTTTGTCTGCGGCGAATCCTCGGCACTCATGACGGCTCTGGAGGGGCGAGCCGGCGAGCCGCGGCCCAAGTACATTCATACCGCTGTCAAGGGGGTCTGGGACCACCCGAGCGTCCTGAACAACGTAGAGACCTGGGCAAACGTTACCCAGATCATCACCAAGGGGGCGGACTGGTTCACCTCGTACGGCACCGCGGGGAGCACGGGGACCAAGATCTTCTCCCTGGTGGGGAAGATCACCAATACCGGCCTCGTGGAAGTGCCGATGGGCGTTACCCTGAGGGACATCATCACGAAAGTGGGGGGAGGCATACCGGGAGGCAAAAAGTTCAAGGCCGTTCAGACCGGCGGCCCCTCCGGCGGCTGCATCCCCGAGGCGATGCTGGACCTGCCAGTGGATTTCGACGAATTGACCAAGGCAGGCTCCATGATGGGTTCCGGCGGCATGATCGTCATGGACGAAGACACCTGCATGGTGGACATCGCCCGGTACTTCATCGACTTCCTCAAGGACGAATCGTGCGGCAAGTGCACCCCGTGCCGGGAGGGTATCCGCCAGATGCTGGCGGTCCTCACCAGGATCACCGTCGGCAAGGGGAAAGAGGGGGACATCGAGCTTCTGGAGGAGTTGGCCGAGTCCACGGGAGCGGCCCTCTGCGCCCTGGGCAAGAGTGCTCCCAACCCGGTCCTCAGCACCATCCGCTACTTCCGTGATGAGTACGAGGCCCACATCAGGGAGAAGAAATGCCCGGCCCTCTCATGCAAGGAGATGATCGCCTTCCATATCGATCCGGAGAAGTGCAAGGCCTGCGGCAGCTGCTTCAGGCAGTGCCCCGCCGAGGCGATCCAGGGCGGCAAGAAGCTGATTCACATCATCGACCAGGAAAAGTGCACGAAGTGCGGAACCTGCCTGGACGTCTGCCCGTCACGCTTCGGCGCGGTGCGGAAGATTTCCGGCGAACCGGTTCCGGCCCCTGTCCCTGAAGACAAACGAGCTATTGCCTGA
- a CDS encoding aminotransferase class I/II-fold pyridoxal phosphate-dependent enzyme: MNPLAVELNDLLAQHNPHVLEMLSDLGKNLFFPKGILTQSAEAKEKAHKFNATIGIATENGGPMYLQCIQDKLSAFDPKDIYPYAPPAGKPELRSLWREKMLRENPSQQGKHFSNPIVTNALTHGLSIAGDMFLDKGDHLILPDMLWGNYNLTFGTCCGAVIRKYPTFTATGGYDVDAFKAELKNSAEEKGKAVVLLNFPNNPSGYTPTVAEGDALVAAIKEVAEGGCNIVAITDDAYFGLFYEDSLKESLFGKLANLHPRILAVKLDGATKEEFVWGFRTGFITFADGNSYENTPVMTALEKKAMGIIRARISNCPHPSQTFAIEALRSPNFIKQKQEKFQVLKGRALKTKEVLNSGKYDKAWDYYPFNSGYFMCLKLKTVDAEKLRVHMLDKYGVGAISIGKTDLRIAFSCIDEKDIPELFATIHQAVQDLS, encoded by the coding sequence GTGAACCCATTGGCTGTTGAATTGAATGATCTGCTTGCCCAGCACAATCCCCACGTTCTGGAGATGCTGTCCGATCTCGGCAAGAACCTTTTCTTTCCGAAAGGGATCCTGACCCAGTCGGCTGAGGCAAAGGAGAAGGCTCACAAATTCAATGCAACCATCGGCATTGCCACGGAAAACGGCGGGCCGATGTACCTGCAGTGCATCCAGGACAAGCTGTCCGCCTTTGATCCAAAGGACATCTATCCCTATGCTCCCCCCGCGGGCAAGCCGGAGCTGCGCTCCCTGTGGCGGGAGAAGATGCTGCGGGAAAACCCCAGCCAGCAGGGTAAGCACTTCAGCAATCCCATCGTCACCAACGCCCTGACCCACGGTCTCTCCATCGCGGGCGACATGTTCCTCGACAAGGGAGATCACCTGATCCTCCCGGACATGCTCTGGGGGAACTACAACCTGACCTTCGGCACCTGTTGTGGGGCCGTCATCCGGAAGTATCCGACCTTCACCGCAACCGGCGGCTATGACGTCGATGCCTTCAAGGCGGAACTGAAGAACAGCGCCGAGGAAAAGGGGAAGGCGGTTGTTCTGCTCAACTTCCCCAACAACCCGAGCGGCTACACCCCGACCGTTGCCGAGGGGGATGCGCTGGTGGCCGCCATCAAAGAGGTGGCGGAGGGTGGCTGTAACATCGTTGCCATCACCGACGATGCCTATTTCGGCCTCTTCTACGAAGACAGCCTGAAAGAGTCCCTCTTCGGCAAACTCGCCAACCTTCATCCCCGCATCCTGGCGGTCAAGCTGGATGGCGCCACCAAGGAGGAGTTCGTCTGGGGCTTCCGTACCGGCTTCATCACCTTTGCCGATGGCAACAGCTATGAGAACACACCGGTTATGACCGCCCTTGAGAAGAAGGCCATGGGGATCATCCGCGCCCGTATCTCCAACTGCCCGCATCCTTCCCAGACGTTCGCCATTGAGGCGCTCCGCTCCCCGAACTTCATTAAGCAGAAGCAAGAGAAATTTCAGGTGCTCAAGGGGCGCGCCCTCAAGACGAAGGAAGTCCTCAACAGCGGCAAGTATGACAAAGCCTGGGACTACTACCCGTTCAACTCCGGCTATTTCATGTGCCTGAAGCTCAAGACCGTGGATGCCGAAAAACTGCGCGTCCATATGCTCGACAAGTACGGTGTCGGCGCCATATCCATCGGCAAGACCGACCTGCGGATCGCCTTCTCCTGCATCGATGAGAAGGATATCCCCGAGCTCTTTGCCACTATTCACCAAGCGGTGCAGGATCTTTCATAA
- a CDS encoding thiolase family protein, protein MSDVYVIESLRTPLGSFGGELSDVEAPRLAATVIRELLQRSGLPAEGVDEVIVGQVLAGGTGQAPARQAMRYAELPDSIPAMTINKVCGSGLKALMLGADAIRLGDVGVVIAGGMENMSLAPYVLSKGRNGYRLGNGELIDLLVNDGLLDPYSGNHMGVIAEATTEKHGISRADQDAFAFRSYQKAQTAVKEGIFRDEIVPVVKKGRKGDVTVSDDEEPFKVDFTKLMGLKSAFKKEGTITAGNASTINDGAALTLLASGEAVKKYGLKPRARLVAYASNSLHPDQFTEAPVGAIEKACAKAGLKLEDIDLFEINEAFAAVTMLAIKQLGLDPEKVNVNGGAVAIGHPLGASGGRLAATLVRELHRRQARFGLATLCIGGGEAVAAIFERV, encoded by the coding sequence ATGAGTGACGTTTATGTAATCGAATCGCTGCGCACTCCCCTCGGCTCCTTCGGGGGGGAGTTGTCCGACGTGGAGGCGCCGCGCCTGGCCGCCACCGTCATCCGGGAACTGCTCCAGCGTTCCGGCCTTCCTGCCGAGGGCGTCGACGAGGTGATTGTCGGTCAGGTTCTCGCGGGCGGGACGGGACAGGCCCCGGCCCGGCAGGCCATGCGCTACGCCGAACTCCCCGACAGCATTCCCGCCATGACCATCAACAAGGTCTGCGGCAGCGGCCTCAAGGCGCTCATGCTCGGCGCCGATGCCATCCGCCTCGGTGATGTCGGCGTGGTGATCGCCGGCGGCATGGAGAACATGTCCCTGGCCCCCTATGTACTGAGCAAGGGGCGTAACGGCTATCGTCTGGGTAACGGCGAGCTGATCGACCTCCTGGTAAATGACGGCCTCCTGGATCCCTACAGCGGCAATCACATGGGGGTAATCGCCGAGGCCACCACGGAAAAGCACGGCATCTCCCGGGCAGACCAGGATGCCTTTGCCTTCCGCTCCTACCAGAAAGCGCAGACAGCGGTTAAGGAAGGGATATTCCGGGATGAGATCGTCCCGGTGGTCAAAAAGGGGCGCAAGGGGGACGTGACCGTCAGCGACGACGAAGAGCCATTCAAGGTGGACTTCACCAAACTCATGGGGTTGAAGAGCGCCTTCAAGAAGGAAGGGACCATCACCGCCGGCAACGCCTCAACCATCAATGATGGTGCGGCCCTGACCCTTCTGGCCAGTGGAGAGGCGGTGAAAAAATACGGTCTCAAGCCCAGGGCCCGACTGGTCGCCTATGCCTCCAACAGCTTGCATCCCGACCAATTCACCGAGGCGCCGGTGGGAGCCATCGAAAAGGCCTGCGCCAAGGCCGGTCTGAAGCTCGAAGACATTGATCTGTTCGAGATCAACGAGGCCTTTGCCGCCGTGACCATGCTTGCCATCAAGCAACTGGGGCTCGATCCGGAAAAGGTCAACGTCAACGGCGGGGCAGTGGCCATTGGCCATCCCCTGGGGGCAAGCGGCGGACGTCTTGCCGCTACCCTGGTTCGGGAACTGCACCGGCGCCAGGCCCGCTTCGGGCTCGCAACCCTCTGCATTGGGGGTGGTGAAGCAGTGGCGGCAATCTTCGAGCGGGTCTGA
- a CDS encoding acyl-CoA dehydrogenase family protein — MSVTTELTDYMGFQGLLTDEEKLVRETARKFVNDEVLPIIEEHALNETFPSHLIPKMGELGFYGPNLPEKYGCAGLSNVAYGLLMYELERGDSGLRSFASVQGSLVMYPIYAYGSEAQKEYWLPKLAAGEKIGCFGLTEPDFGSNPAGMRTNAVREANGKWRINGSKMWITNGSVADVAVVWARTDDGVRGFLVEKGTPGFSAPKMHGKWSLRASVTSELVFEDVIVDEEKSLLPNVKGLKGPLGCLTQARYGIAWGALGAADACYQAALEYALSRIQFDKPIASYQLQQRKLAEMVTEITKGQLLVMQLGRLKDQGNYSPAQVSMAKMNNVHVAINICRTARTILGANGIMSEYPIMRHANNLEAVYTYEGTHDMHLLIIGEKVTGISAFR, encoded by the coding sequence ATGAGTGTTACTACAGAACTGACGGATTACATGGGGTTCCAGGGACTTCTGACCGACGAGGAGAAGCTCGTTCGTGAGACTGCCCGCAAGTTCGTCAATGATGAGGTGCTGCCGATCATCGAGGAGCACGCCCTGAACGAGACCTTTCCCAGCCACCTGATCCCCAAGATGGGCGAGCTCGGGTTCTACGGTCCGAACCTCCCCGAGAAGTACGGCTGCGCCGGGCTTTCCAACGTGGCCTATGGTCTGCTGATGTATGAACTGGAGCGGGGCGACTCGGGTCTCAGAAGCTTCGCCTCGGTCCAGGGCTCCCTGGTCATGTATCCCATCTACGCCTACGGCAGCGAGGCCCAGAAAGAATACTGGCTCCCCAAGCTGGCCGCCGGTGAGAAGATCGGCTGCTTCGGCCTGACCGAACCGGATTTCGGCTCCAACCCGGCCGGGATGCGTACCAACGCCGTGCGCGAAGCAAATGGCAAGTGGCGGATCAACGGCTCCAAGATGTGGATCACCAACGGCAGCGTTGCCGACGTGGCAGTGGTCTGGGCCAGGACCGACGACGGCGTCAGGGGCTTCCTGGTTGAGAAGGGTACCCCCGGCTTCTCCGCCCCCAAGATGCACGGCAAGTGGAGCCTGCGGGCCTCCGTCACCTCCGAGCTCGTCTTCGAGGACGTCATCGTCGATGAAGAAAAGAGCCTCCTCCCCAACGTGAAAGGGCTGAAGGGTCCCCTGGGATGCCTCACCCAGGCCCGCTATGGTATCGCCTGGGGCGCCCTGGGCGCCGCCGACGCCTGCTACCAGGCTGCTCTGGAGTACGCCCTCAGCCGGATCCAGTTCGACAAGCCCATCGCTTCCTATCAGCTCCAGCAGCGGAAGCTGGCCGAGATGGTCACCGAGATCACCAAGGGGCAACTCCTCGTCATGCAGTTGGGCCGCCTCAAGGACCAGGGGAACTACTCTCCGGCCCAGGTCTCCATGGCCAAGATGAACAACGTCCATGTGGCCATCAACATCTGCCGTACCGCCCGGACCATACTGGGGGCCAACGGCATCATGAGCGAATACCCGATCATGCGTCACGCCAACAACCTGGAGGCCGTCTATACCTACGAGGGTACCCACGACATGCATCTCCTGATCATCGGCGAAAAAGTCACCGGCATTTCGGCCTTCCGGTAA
- the fdhD gene encoding formate dehydrogenase accessory sulfurtransferase FdhD, translated as MKSIYHYDKGKLAATEKEFVGEFPLLLNVNGREIATLIASPHDLRFLVAGFLRLQGFVEKVEDFQLLSVCNDFGIARVQIKGELPEKLKPVLTSGCGTGITFTIPQATKGRSDSLAARHFSPAAVFAMMEELARKAEGYRSHGGMHSAAVGDGSIVLYAEDLGRHNTLDRIAGEALLRGIDLAGTMLVTSGRVSTEMVAKCVLLGIQLIASRTSPTDMAVRMADEAGITMIGYVRGGRFELYTHPERLRVDSLEEGCACATGI; from the coding sequence ATGAAGAGCATTTACCACTACGACAAAGGTAAACTGGCGGCAACGGAGAAGGAGTTCGTGGGTGAGTTTCCGCTCCTCCTGAATGTCAACGGTCGCGAGATCGCCACTCTCATCGCCTCGCCCCATGATCTCCGTTTTCTCGTCGCCGGATTCCTGCGGTTGCAGGGGTTCGTGGAGAAAGTGGAGGACTTCCAGCTTCTCTCGGTCTGCAACGATTTCGGCATTGCGCGGGTTCAGATCAAGGGCGAACTGCCCGAGAAGTTGAAGCCGGTCCTCACGTCGGGATGCGGCACCGGGATTACCTTCACGATTCCGCAGGCCACGAAGGGACGGTCCGACTCCCTGGCGGCCAGGCATTTCTCGCCCGCGGCAGTATTCGCCATGATGGAAGAGCTGGCCAGGAAGGCGGAGGGGTACCGCAGCCACGGCGGAATGCACTCGGCGGCGGTGGGGGACGGTTCCATCGTTCTCTACGCGGAGGACCTGGGTCGGCACAACACCCTGGACCGGATAGCCGGGGAGGCGCTGTTGAGAGGGATAGACCTGGCAGGCACGATGCTGGTCACGTCGGGGCGGGTCTCCACGGAGATGGTGGCGAAATGCGTTCTTCTCGGCATTCAGCTCATTGCCTCCCGCACCTCTCCGACGGATATGGCGGTCAGGATGGCGGATGAAGCGGGTATCACCATGATCGGCTACGTTCGGGGCGGAAGGTTCGAGCTCTATACCCATCCCGAGCGACTGCGGGTTGACTCGTTGGAGGAGGGATGTGCGTGTGCCACCGGCATATAG
- a CDS encoding GNAT family N-acetyltransferase gives MKNSNSDTHMKEQILIRNARPSDFDAIIALDETGHVEGKQAYWRRIFEHYVNCGDNDCHFLVSEINDKVVGFIVGEVRAWEFGSPPCGWVFALSVSPRNRKMGIGQRMFEEICACLKRSGAATVRTMVEREDKLTLSFFRNQGLSSGRYVELETS, from the coding sequence ATGAAAAATTCCAATTCGGATACGCATATGAAAGAACAAATTCTCATCCGCAACGCCAGGCCGTCTGATTTCGATGCCATAATTGCCCTGGATGAAACGGGTCATGTCGAAGGAAAACAGGCCTATTGGCGCAGGATCTTCGAGCACTACGTGAATTGCGGAGACAATGACTGTCATTTCCTGGTATCTGAAATCAATGACAAGGTCGTCGGTTTCATTGTCGGTGAAGTCCGTGCCTGGGAATTCGGTTCCCCCCCATGCGGATGGGTCTTCGCGCTTTCGGTATCGCCACGGAACCGGAAGATGGGTATCGGGCAGCGGATGTTTGAGGAGATCTGTGCGTGCCTGAAACGTTCCGGGGCTGCAACTGTGCGGACAATGGTGGAACGCGAGGACAAGCTGACCTTGTCGTTCTTCCGCAACCAGGGGCTGTCTTCAGGCAGGTATGTGGAGTTGGAGACATCATGA
- a CDS encoding enoyl-CoA hydratase/isomerase family protein has protein sequence MGTENLLVDIKDGVALLTINRPKVLNALHTSVIAELQETFEALNANQAVKAVVITGSGEKAFVAGADIAEMAVMDAQQALVFARTGQKLVNYIGTMPKPVIAAVNGFALGGGMELALACDFIYASENAKMGLPEVTLGIMPGFGGSQKFARLLGRSRANELIFTGKMLTAAEAKEWGIVNAVLPLAELVGKALETAARIAGNGLLGVAHVKEAIRRGLDMTEPDGMDYESVLFASLFASRDQKEGMGAFVEKRKPNFTGS, from the coding sequence ATGGGAACCGAGAATCTGCTTGTTGACATAAAAGACGGCGTGGCCCTGCTGACCATCAACCGGCCCAAGGTGCTGAACGCCCTCCACACCTCGGTGATCGCCGAGTTGCAGGAAACCTTCGAAGCGTTGAACGCCAACCAGGCTGTCAAGGCGGTCGTTATCACGGGCAGCGGCGAGAAGGCCTTTGTGGCCGGAGCCGACATTGCCGAGATGGCGGTCATGGACGCCCAGCAGGCCCTCGTTTTCGCCCGCACGGGACAGAAGCTGGTGAACTACATCGGCACCATGCCCAAGCCGGTCATAGCCGCCGTCAACGGTTTTGCCCTGGGGGGAGGGATGGAACTGGCCCTGGCCTGCGATTTCATCTACGCCTCGGAAAACGCCAAGATGGGACTGCCGGAGGTGACCCTCGGGATCATGCCCGGGTTCGGCGGTTCCCAGAAGTTCGCCCGGCTCCTGGGGCGCAGTCGGGCCAACGAGTTGATTTTCACCGGCAAGATGCTGACTGCCGCCGAAGCGAAGGAGTGGGGGATCGTCAACGCCGTCTTACCGCTTGCGGAGCTGGTGGGAAAGGCCCTTGAGACGGCCGCGAGAATTGCCGGCAACGGCCTCCTCGGGGTCGCCCATGTCAAGGAAGCCATCCGCCGGGGCCTCGATATGACGGAACCGGACGGCATGGACTACGAGTCGGTCCTTTTTGCCTCCCTCTTCGCCTCCCGTGACCAGAAGGAAGGTATGGGGGCTTTTGTGGAAAAGCGGAAACCGAACTTTACCGGGTCGTAA
- a CDS encoding 2Fe-2S iron-sulfur cluster-binding protein, whose protein sequence is MSEINLQIDGKEVVATEGMTILDAAKSVGISIPTLCHHEKLEPYGGCRICTVEVEVRGWPKLVAGCIYPVEKGLVVRTRNEKIDKIRKVLLEEMLAHAPDSEELKALAQEYGADRDRFEKHPSFCIHCGLCVRYCAEIKKKNAVGFVDRGSNREISFIPEIAAKECWDCKECFPLCPTSALQAAYVLAGALMTPPEEAHSGGCGCSCSCGSAPEEQAG, encoded by the coding sequence ATGAGCGAAATCAACTTGCAGATTGACGGGAAAGAGGTTGTCGCCACCGAAGGGATGACCATTCTGGACGCGGCGAAGTCCGTGGGGATTTCCATCCCCACGCTGTGCCACCACGAGAAGCTTGAGCCTTACGGCGGGTGCCGCATATGTACCGTGGAAGTGGAGGTCCGCGGGTGGCCGAAGCTGGTCGCCGGCTGCATCTACCCGGTGGAGAAGGGGCTGGTGGTACGAACCAGAAACGAAAAGATTGACAAGATCCGCAAGGTGCTGCTGGAGGAGATGCTGGCGCACGCGCCCGACTCCGAGGAGCTGAAGGCGCTGGCCCAGGAGTACGGGGCGGACAGGGATCGCTTTGAAAAACATCCCTCCTTCTGCATCCACTGCGGCCTCTGTGTCAGGTACTGTGCCGAGATAAAAAAGAAGAATGCCGTAGGATTTGTTGACAGGGGGTCAAACCGTGAGATAAGCTTCATTCCGGAAATAGCCGCCAAGGAATGCTGGGACTGCAAGGAGTGTTTCCCGCTCTGTCCCACTTCGGCGCTGCAGGCGGCATACGTGCTGGCCGGGGCGCTGATGACACCTCCCGAGGAGGCGCATTCAGGCGGCTGCGGGTGCTCATGTTCATGCGGCTCCGCGCCGGAAGAACAGGCCGGATAG
- a CDS encoding IS110-like element ISGme8 family transposase, giving the protein MEPNDAVVGVDVSKEHLDVYLMPTGDQKRVTNDDAGCAELTTWLITNAPCRIVLEATGGLEMLAVSTLSAAGLPVVVVNPRQVRNFAKACGLLAKTDILDAKIIARFAQAIKPEIRPLKDETSQNLAALLARRRQLVEMLVAEKNRVISAAPTVRKGIMTHIAWLTQQIDDVDKDISTLIQSSESWKAKEEILTSVKGIGPVTAATILAALPELGTISRQQLGALVGVCPYNRDSGKFRGKRAISGGRATVRSVLYMATLCAARFNPVIKAFYQRLTSAGKLHKVAITACMRKLLTILNAMVKNNQKWDHSKFTPLLH; this is encoded by the coding sequence ATGGAACCCAATGATGCAGTTGTTGGAGTCGACGTTAGTAAAGAGCATCTTGATGTCTACCTCATGCCAACTGGTGACCAGAAAAGGGTGACTAACGATGATGCCGGTTGTGCTGAGCTGACGACGTGGCTCATTACGAACGCCCCTTGTCGGATTGTTCTCGAAGCCACCGGCGGCTTGGAGATGCTAGCTGTCAGCACCTTATCAGCAGCGGGTCTGCCAGTGGTCGTGGTTAATCCTCGGCAGGTCAGAAACTTTGCCAAAGCATGCGGGCTGCTGGCGAAAACCGATATTCTTGATGCCAAGATCATTGCCCGATTTGCCCAAGCCATCAAGCCTGAAATCAGGCCGCTCAAGGACGAGACAAGCCAAAATCTAGCAGCACTGCTGGCCCGCCGCCGGCAGTTGGTCGAGATGCTTGTGGCGGAAAAAAATCGCGTGATTTCCGCTGCACCTACGGTCCGCAAAGGCATCATGACCCATATTGCCTGGCTGACACAGCAGATCGATGACGTTGATAAAGACATCTCAACTCTTATTCAGTCCAGCGAATCCTGGAAGGCAAAAGAAGAAATCCTTACCAGTGTCAAGGGCATCGGCCCTGTGACTGCGGCCACCATACTGGCAGCACTTCCGGAGTTGGGGACCATTTCCCGACAGCAGCTTGGCGCTCTGGTCGGAGTATGCCCCTATAATCGGGACAGTGGCAAATTCCGTGGAAAGCGCGCAATCTCCGGTGGCAGAGCAACCGTGCGTTCTGTCCTGTACATGGCAACATTGTGTGCCGCCAGGTTTAACCCGGTTATAAAAGCCTTCTATCAACGCCTTACAAGCGCCGGAAAACTTCACAAAGTCGCGATCACCGCTTGCATGCGAAAACTACTCACCATCCTCAATGCCATGGTGAAAAACAACCAGAAGTGGGATCACTCGAAATTCACTCCACTTCTGCACTAA